The following proteins come from a genomic window of Cervus canadensis isolate Bull #8, Minnesota chromosome 3, ASM1932006v1, whole genome shotgun sequence:
- the TBRG4 gene encoding FAST kinase domain-containing protein 4 encodes MAARLVRRCTCLLREATRLAPAVSPVSQLRLPQGTQKPLTSSATSPSSRLPGPLSELVEKEQVFAPYPGRQEVEQLIEKATQPEELLELLGGGHCLQQNHAALALIQLSRLLSEKPKDKATLIQDARFWQLLHLVNSQITVIWHGTLVKLLRSLYALGLPATSKELRSVEQEVRWRMRRLRYKHLAFLAESSATYMQEQGSQELLAELLVHLERRWAEIEDKRTVVAMMMKTGHLSESLMNRLEDKCLELVEQFGPEELRKVLVTLAAQNRRSVPLLRAISYHLVQKPFPLTKSILLDLAYAYGKLGFHQTQVFQRLAADLLPHTPSMTSSEVARCTKSFAFLKWLNLPLFEAFVQHVLDRAQSITLPHLCNMLLAFARVNFRPEREDPFFSLVHEKLGSELVGLEPALQVDVVWALCVLQQVREAELQAVLRPEFHAQFLGGKSSKDQSTFQKLLHINATAQLEQHPEYTGPLLPTSALVPSRSALEQKMTPLQKELQETLKGLLGSADKGSFMVATQYGWVLDAEVLLDTESQLLPLRDFVAPHLAPSSGSQPLPPGAKRLAFLRWEFPNFNSRSKDLLGRFVLARRHLLAAGFLLVDVPYYEWMELKSEWQKSAYLKDKMRKAVAEELAK; translated from the exons ATGGCCGCTCGACTGGTGAGGCGATGCACATGCCTCCTAAGGGAGGCCACCCGCCTGGCCCCTGCTGTGTCCCCCGTCAGCCAGCTGAGACTCCCCCAGGGAACCCAGAAGCCGCTGACTTCCTCAGCTACCTCGCCCAGCTCCCGCCTCCCAGGTCCCTTGTCAGAGCTTGTGGAGAAGGAACAGGTGTTTGCTCCCTATCCTGGGCGCCAGGAGGTGGAGCAGCTCATCGAGAAGGCCACCCAGCCCGAGGAGCTCCTGGAGCTTCTGGGGGGTGGTCACTGTCTGCAGCAGAACCACGCCGCCCTCGCGCTTATCCAGCTCTCTCGCCTACTCTCTGAGAAGCCAAAAGACAAAGCCACACTCATACAGGATGCTCGCTTTTGGCAACTTCTCCATCTTGTCAACAGCCAG ATAACTGTAATCTGGCATGGGACCCTTGTGAAGCTGCTCCGGAGCCTCTACGCACTGGGGCTCCCCGCCACCTCCAAGGAGCTGCGGTCAGTGGAGCAGGAGGTCCGCTGGCGCATGCGCAGGCTCAGGTACAAGCATCTGGCCTTCCTGGCCGAGTCCAGCGCCACCTACATGCAGGAGCAGGGCTCCCAGGAGCTGCTGGCTGAGCTGCTTGTGCACCTTGAGCGGCGCTGGGCAGAAATTGAAGACAAACGCACGGTGGTGGCCATGATGATGAAAACTGGGCATCTTTCGGAGTCTCTGATGAACCGCCTGGAAGACAAG TGCCTGGAGCTGGTGGAGCAGTTTGGCCCTGAGGAGCTGCGGAAGGTGCTGGTGACCTTGGCGGCTCAGAACCGGAGATCGGTGCCCTTGCTGCGGGCCATCTCTTACCACCTGGTCCAGAAGCCATTCCCCTTGACTAAAAGCATCCTCCTGGACCTGGCCTATGCCTATG GCAAACTCGGCTTCCACCAGACCCAGGTGTTCCAGCGCCTGGCAGCCGACTTGCTGCCCCACACGCCAAGCATGACGTCCAGCGAGGTAGCCCGCTGCACCAAGTCCTTCGCCTTCCTTAAGTGGCTCAACCTGCCCCTGTTTGAGGCCTTCGTCCAG CACGTCTTGGACAGAGCCCAGAGCATCACTCTGCCACACCTGTGCAACATGCTGCTGGCTTTCGCCCGTGTGAACTTCCGTCCAGAGCGGGAGGATCCATTCTTCAGCCTG GTGCATGAGAAGCTGGGGTCAGAGCTGGTGGGCCTGGAGCCAGCCCTGCAGGTGGACGTGGTGTGGGCCCTGTGTGTGCTGCAGCAGGTGCGGGAGGCCGAGCTGCAGGCTGTGCTCCGCCCTGAATTTCACGCCCAGTTTCTAG GTGGCAAGTCCTCAAAGGATCAAAGCACCTTCCAGAAGCTGCTGCATATCAATGCCACTGCCCAGCTGGAGCAGCACCCTGAATACACAGGACCCCTTCTGCCTACCTCAGCCTTGGTCCCCAGTCGCTCGGCCCTTGAACAGAAGATGACCCCATTGCagaaggagctgcaggagacgttGAAGGGGCTGCTGGGGAGTGCCGACAAGGGCAGCTTCATGGTGGCCACGCAGTATGGCTGGGTTCTGG ATGCTGAGGTACTGCTCGACACCGAGAGCCAACTCCTGCCCCTGAGGGACTTTGTGGCCCCCCATCTCGCCCCCTCCTCTGGCAGCCAGCCACTCCCCCCTGGGGCCAAGAG GCTAGCCTTCCTTCGCTGGGAGTTCCCCAACTTCAACAGCCGAAGCAAAGACTTGCTGGGGCGCTTCGTGCTGGCCCGGCGCCACCTGCTGGCCGCTGGCTTCCTGCTGGTCGAC GTCCCATACTATGAGTGGATGGAACTCAAGTCTGAATGGCAGAAGAGCGCCTATCTCAAGGACAAGATGCGCAAAGCCGTGGCAGAGGAGCTGGCCAAATGA